Part of the Terriglobia bacterium genome, CGTTCACACGATGTGCGCCCTTTGCTCGGAGGATCCGAGGTTTTGCGATGGCGGTGGTGGGATCGAGATCTGAGGATCCGTTCCGCCTTCGCTGAGACCGACCCGGCGGCCGCTCACCGGGGGGCGCGTCCGCCGGGTAGGTTGATCCGAATCGGCTCCTCCGCCGTGAGTTCGCCACGGAAAGACGACGCGTCCGCCGGCGGCCTTCCTCGCGCCATCGCCAACCTCCGCCGCGACCGCCTCGCCGCCACGATCGTGCTCGCCGCGCTGGTCGCCGTCACGTTCTGGCCCGTGCTGGGGAACGCGTTCACGAACTACGACGACCCGGTGTACGTGACGCGGAATCCTCACGTGCGTCCCGGTCTCGACGCATCGGAGCTTCGCTGGGCCTTGAGCGCGACTCGCGCCTCCAACTGGCACCCCCTGACCTGGATCTCGCACATGCTCGACTGCGAGCTGTACGGGCTGGCGCCGTGGGGCCACCATCTGTCCAGCCTCCTTCTCCACCTCGCGAGCACGCTCCTGCTCTTCTTCACGCTGGCACGCATGACGGGCTCGACCGGTCGAAGCGCGTTCGCCGCGGCGCTGTTCGGCATCCACCCGCTCCGCGTGGAGTCGGTGGCCTGGATCGCGGAGCGGAAGGACGTCCTGAGCGCGTTTCTCTGGATGCTCACCCTCTCGGCCTACGTGAGCTGGTCGAGAACTCCGACGACGGGCAGGCGCCTCGCCGTGATCGCCGTCTTCGCGGCGGGGCTGGCTTCGAAGCCGATGCTCGTGACGCTTCCGTTCACCCTCCTCCTCCTCGACTTCTGGCCCCTCGGGCGCTGGCAGCCGACGGCGGAAGGGAGGCGGCCCCGCCGGATTCCGTGGGGGCTCGTCCGGGAGAAGACGCCGCTGTTCGCCCTGGCCGCCGCATCCTCCGTCGTCACCTTCCTGGTCCAGCGCAGCGGCAACGCCGTCCGAACGATGGAGCAGTACCCTCTCGCCTCGAGGATTCCGAACGCTCTCGTTACCTACGTGGCCTACCTGTGGAAGATGGTGAGGCCGATCGGTCTCGCGGCGTTCTACCCCCACCCCCGCACCTTACCGCCGTTCTGGGAAGTCGCGGGCACCGCATTGACCTTGCTCCTGATCACGGCTCTGGCGGTCCGGGGACGCCGCGTGCGCCCGTACGCGCTCGTGGGGTGGCTCTGGTACGTGGGTACGCTCGTGCCGGTGATCGGCCTCGTGCAGGTCGGCGGCCAGGCGATGGCCGACCGGTACACGTACCTGCCGCTCGTCGGGATCTTCGTCGCGGTCGCCTGGGGAGCTCACGACGCGATCGATGCGCTCGCCCCCCGGATGCGGGGCTCCGTCGGGCTCGGCGCTCGCCTCGGCGGTTCTTGGGTCGCGATGCCGGCCGGCGCCGTGGTGCTCGCCCTCGCAGCCTGCGCGCATGTCCAGGCCGGGACCTGGAAGGACTCAGTCACCCTGTTCGAGCACGCCCTCGCGGTCACCCGGGACAACGACGTCGCGCACAACAATCTCGGCCTCGCCCTGGTCGAGCAGGGTCGCGCGCGGGAGGCCGTCGGCCACTACGAGGAGGCCCTTCGCGTCAGGCCCCAGGACGCCAGGGTCGAGAACAACCTCGCGGTCGCGCTGGACGCTCTGGGAAGGGGCGCCGAGGCGCGCGAGCACTACGCGCGGGCCCTGGCGATCGATCCTGGCTGCTCCGAGGCCCACTACAACCGGGGTCTCGCCCTGTCGAAGGAGGGCCGGCTGGGGGAGGCCGTCCGCGAGTACGAGTCGGCGCTTAGAGCCGATCCCGAGGACCCCGAGGTCCACAACAACCTCGGGAGCGCGCTGGCCCGGCAAGGAAAGGTGGACGAGGCCATCGAGCATTTCGCGGTTGCGCTCCGAGGCTGGCCCGACTACGCCCTGGCGCACGGCAATCTCGCCGGCGCCTTGTTCGTACGCGGAAGGCTCGCCGAGGCCTGGGCGGAGATCCGGAAAGCGCGCCGCTACGGGTTCGAGCCGCCTCCGGAATTGGTCCGGGCGCTGTCCCGCAAGCTACCCGATCCCGGAGGGGGGTAGGGCTCTCGGGGAGCGGTCCGCGCACTCGCCCGGACCCTTGCCGATCTGCTAACTTGCTGGGAGCGCGATCCTCGAGCGATGGCCTCGCCGCGACGCGCCGGGAGGGGACCGAACGATGCCGCGGGAACTGGCGGAACGGGGATGGATGGCCCTCGTCGACGAACTCGAGAACTTCCAGGATATCGCGAAGTTCCTGAAGCCGGCGCCCGGGTCCGTGCCCGCGCTCGACGGCGTCGACATCCACGGCGAGTCCATGCCCCTGAACGGCATCGTGGGCGGCGACCACATCCTGTACATCGACTACCGTACACGCTACGACCTCGATGCCCGGATCGCGCAGGCGCAGGCGGCGGGGCACGCGAAGATCGTCGAGCAGCTCCGGCTCAACAAGCAGCGCGCCGGCATCCTGGTGGCCGACGTGGCCGGGCATCGGATCACCGACGCGCTCCTGGTCGCCATGCTGCACCAGGCGTTCCTCCTGGGCTCGTACTACGAGCTGGACCGGTACGGCACCATCACGCCACGGATCCTGGAGAACATCAACGCGCGATTCCACGAGTCCACGACCGTCAGGAAGTACCTCACGGCGATGTACGGGGAGATCTCGGTCGAGGGGAAGTTCCGCTTCATCTCCGCCGGCCATCCGGCTCCGGTGGTCTTCTCACGCGAATTCGGGCGGATCATGAGGATCAGCGACGACCGGACGATCTCCTACCCCCCGATCGGCGTGCTGCGATCGGGAGACGACGTGGACGCGCGTCTTACCGGGGATCTCTTCCGCTACAAGAAGCGATACACGGTCAACGAGATCAACCTGCTGGGTGACGGGGACATCCTGATCCTGCTCACCGATGGTCTGACCGAGCACGCCAGGGGCCAGTACTTCCCGGCGGGGCTTGAGAGGTGCCTGAGCGAGGCGAGGGACCTTCCGTCGTGGGGCATCGCGGAGCGGATCCGTGACAGCCTGCTGGCGTTCGCGCCCCCGGAGGACGACATCAGCTTCGTGGTGATCAAGAAGAAGGTCTGAAGCTCCGATTCCCGCCTCGCCGCCCGGACCTTGCCCGCCGCTCGTCCGGGACCTATGTTCCACAAGCGTAAAGCACTTGCGGGTACGGGTGCGCGCTCGAGGATCGGAGGTACGACGCCGCGGCGTCGGAGAGGAGCGGACCGGATCATGCAGCGGATCTTCTCCCCGAACCGGGAGAAACGGCGCAACACGGTCCTGCTCCGAGGACTCCTGGTCGTGGCCGTGGGGGGGCTCCTCGTCGACGCCGGGAGCGCCCGCACCGGCACCGCCGCCCTCGCGGTCGTCGTGGCGTTCGCCGTCTCGGATCTGTGCCTCGCCTTCGTTCCGCTCCGACGGGTCGCCACACACACCTTCGAGCTGGTGGTGGGAGCCGCCGACATCGGGCTCGTGGCCCTGGGCATCCATCTGGCGGGGACCGGGAGGGGGGCCCTGCCCATATCCTGCCTTCTGATGGTCCTGGTCGTCGCGCTCGGCAGCCAGCGCGCGAGCACCGTGGCCGGCGCCGCTGCGGTCGGCGCGGCGCATTCGTGGCTCTTCCTTCGCGTGGCCTCGGGTGCCGACGCGGGTCGGGAGCTCGCGCTTCAGATCCTCTTCCTGTGCTCCGTCGGCCTGTACTACGGCTTCCTGACCGACGGCATCCATCGCCACCGGAGGAGGAAGGAAGCGGAGCAGCTCGAGCACCGGGAGATGAGCACGCTTCTCGAGGTCCTCGAAGCCATCTCGTCCTCACTGGACCTTCGCGACGTCGCCCTGAACATCGTGACCCGGGTGGCCCAGATCGTCCCGGCGGTCCGTTGCTCTCTCCTGTACGTCGGGGGGCCGGGCACGCCCTGCCACGTTCTGGCGTCGCACGACAATCCCGACATCGAGAAGTTCGAGATCGACCTCGCCAAGTACCCCGAGGTGCGCCGCGCCCTCGAGACACGCGCTCCCGTGATCATCGGGGACGTCTCCGCCGACCCCCTCATGGCGGACGTCCGCGACCGGATCAAGGCCCTGGACTTCCAGTCGATCATGGTCATCCCCCTGACGTTCGGCGAGGACCTCCTGGGGAGCCTGTTCCTGAGGTCGGCCCGGGCGAAGAGGAGTTTCAGCGAGAGGGAGATCCAGTTCTGCACCGCCGTAGCCCGCGCCTCGGCCAGCGCGTTCAAACGAGCGCTCCTGCACCGGGAGGTCGCGGACGCACTGAACGAGCAGCGGAGCACCGGGGAGAAGCTGGCGAGGATCCTCAACCACTCGCCGGACCTCATCCTGACCACCGACAACGCCGGGCGGATCGCGGAATTCAATCAAGAGGCGGAGAGGACTTCGGGATACGCCCGAGAGGAGATGATCGAGAGGCCCGTCACCGACCTGCTGGCCGACGCCGGGAACGGCGATCTCCTGAGGCGGCTCCGGACGGGCGGAGCGGTCTCGGATCACGCCTGCCGTCTCAGGAAGAAGGACGGGAGCGAGATCGAGATGGAAGTCCGCGTCGCGGTCTTGAAGAACGACGGCGGCGAGGCGGCGGGGAGCGTCTGGATCGGACGCGACGTCACGGACACGAGGGCGACCCAGCAGCAGCTGATGCAGGCGGAGAAACTCTCCACGATGGGCCAGGTCGTCGCCGGGGTGGCCCACGAGCTCAACAACCCGCTCACCGGCGTGCTGGGATACTCCCAGCTCCTGATGGCCCGGCACCACGATCCCGCGCTCTCGGCGCCGCTCGAGAAGATCCGCGAGTCGGCGCAGCGCTGCCAGCGCATCGTGAAGAGCCTGCTCGCCTTCGCGCGCGTGCACAAGCCCGAGCGGAAGCTCCTCGACGTCAACCGGATCGTCGAGAAAACGCTCGACATGAGGGGTTATCAGCTTCGCGTCAACGACATCGAGGTGGTCCGCGACCTCGACCCGGAGCTGCCGAGCACGTTGCTCGACTTCCACCAGATCCAGCAGGTCCTCCTGAATCTCATCGCCAACGCCGAGCATGCGATCCTGTCGGCCCGCCCGAGGCCGGGACGTGTGATGATCCGCACTCGGGACGCGGACGGGATCATCCGCATCGAGGTCGCCGACAACGGCGCGGGGATGCCGCCCTCGACGCTCGCGCGGGTGTTCGATCCTTTCTTCACCACCAAGCCCGAGGGGGAAGGGACCGGCCTCGGTCTCTCGGTGTCCTACGGCATCGTGAAGGAGCACGGCGGGCGGATCTGCGCCGAGAGCCGCGAAGGTGAGGGATCCACCTTCATGATCGAGCTCCCCGTCCTCGGTCCGGAGGCCGAGGGAAGTCTCGAGGTCGCCGATCGACCGCCGGCCGTCGCTTCTCGTACCGCGGCCAGCGGGAGCGTGCTCGTCGTGGACGACGAGCCCACGATCGTCGAGCTCCTGAACGAGATTCTCGAGGAGCTGGGACACAGGGTCGACACGGCCGCGAACGGCGAGGAAGCCTGCGACAAGGTGAGCGCCGGGCACTACGACCTGGTCATCACCGACGTGCGCATGCCGAGAATGGACGGGATGGAGTTCTACCGTCGCGCGCTTTCGATGCGTCCGGAGCTGCGAAACAGGGTGATCTTCATCACCGGCGACCTCATGGACGCGAAGATCGGGCAGTTCCTCGCCGACCACCAGGCCCGGATCATCCCCAAGCCGCTGGAGATCTCGGAGGTCGCGGAGATCGTCCAGGAGATCCTGGCTTCCACCTGAGGGCCGAGGGGACCCCTCCCGTCTTCCACCTTATTCGAGCCCACCGGCCGTATTTGGCTTGACGTCCGCGCGACCCCCTCGTAAGTAGAGGATCTGGCATCGTGGGGGGAACCATGCGAGGGATCCACGCCCTTCGTGCGCTCGCCGTGGCCTTGCCGTGGCTGGCCGCGGCGTCGGCTCAGGGCCGCGACCTCACGTTCGAGGAGCGCCTCAAGGCCCAGGAGGCGATCGAGCGCGTCTACTACTCGCACCAGATCGACGCGACGCAAGCCGTCGAGGCGGCGGTGCCACGAGAGGTCCTGGAGAGAAAGGTCAGGACCTATCTGGCGCAGTCCTCAGCGCTCGAGTCCTACTGGCGCGTGCCGGTCTCCGCGACCGCGCTCCGGAACGAAATCGAGCGCATCGCGCGAAGCACTCGGTTCCCGGACCGGTTGCGGGAGATCTACGCCGCGCTGGGCAACGACACGTTCCTCGTCCAGGAATGCCTGGCGCGTGCGACGCTCGTCGATCGGTGGTCCCGCTCGCTCTTCGCGTTCGACCGCGGACTCCACGAGGACGCCCGGCGACGGGCCGAGCAATTGCGTGCGGGCCTGGCCAGCGGTGCCGTCGCGGTCTCGTCTCCAGATCCGCGCCTGCGCGAAGCCGAGGTCATCGAGGTTCCGGCCGGCACCCTCGCGAGCGCCGCCGCCGTCGAGATCCCGTCGACGGGAGGGGAAGGGCCGGTCCGGCTACGCCTCGCGCCGGAGGCATTCCGGCGATGGCGCGCCCTGTCCCCGGCGCGGGTGGGAGAGATCGGTCCCGTCGCCGAGGAGGCCGACGGGTTCGTCATCCGAGTGGTCCTCGCGGAGCAGGCGGGCCGCGCGCGCGTCGCGGTCTACACGGTGCCGAAGAGAGCCTGGGACAACTGGTGGAAGAACGTGGAGCAGGATCTCGCGGGGCGCGAGGTGAGGGCGGTTGCATCGGCGTCGGACCCCCTGCCGGCTCCCCGCGCGGGAGGCGATGCCGGTGGAGAGGCCACCTGTCTCCCAGGCGATTCGTGGGACAACGGGTCCCTCGGCGCGGTCCCCGAAGGCCGGACCCTCGCCACCGCCGTCTGGACCGGCCGTGTCGTCGTGTTCTGGGGGGGCGTGAGAGAGGGAAGACGCGTCCGGACGGGCGGCCGATACGATCCCGTGACGGACACCTGGTCGGCCACGTCGACGATCGGCGCGCCGGACGCCCGTTACGGTCACTCCGCGGTCTGGTCCGGGGATCGAATGATCGTCTGGGGCGGCCTGACGGACTCCGGGTACGTGGCGACCGGGGGCCGCTACGACCCCGTGTCGGATAACTGGTCTCCCACATCGGAGTCGAACGCTCCCTCCGTCCGCTGGAACCACACGGCTTCATGGTCCGGCACCGTCATGGTCGTCTGGGGTGGTGACCATTCGGACATCTATGGCCAACACTTCCTCGATACCGGCGGCCGGTACGATCCCGTCGTGGATGCGTGGATGCCGATCTCGAGCGCCGGCGCGGCCCGGGGCAGGTCGTACCATTCCGCGGTCTGGACGGGCCATACGATGGTCGTCTGGGGCGGTTACTGGTCCGACGGCACGACGACCTATCTCCTCGACACGGGCGGCCGCTACGATCCGTCGGCCGACACGTGGACGCCGATCTCGACGGCCGGCGCGCCGTCCCCCAGATTCGGTCACGCGGCGGTCTGGACCGGCGCAGCGATGGTGGTCTGGGGAGGGCACGACTACACGGATCTGTACGGCGCGACCCATTTCCTCGGCACCGGCGGCCGGTACGACCCGGCGGCGGATGCGTGGACGCCGATGTCCACCACGGGTGCGCCGGCCCCGCGCTCGTATCATTCCGCGGTGTGGACCGGCTGCCGGTTCGTGGTCTGGGGAGGGCAGGGCGACGGCGGGCTGCTCGACACCGGAGGCCGCTACGATCCCCTGGCGGACGCGTGGACCCCGACCTCGACGTCGACCCCGCCCACGGGCCGCTCCAGCGCGTCCTCCGTGTGGACCGGCAGCGAGATGGTGATCTGGGGGGGAGGAACGGCCGGCGGCGTCTATCCGGAAACGGGCGGGCGCTACGATCCGGCGCTGGATCGGTGGACACCGACCTACGCGCCG contains:
- a CDS encoding serine/threonine-protein phosphatase; the protein is MPRELAERGWMALVDELENFQDIAKFLKPAPGSVPALDGVDIHGESMPLNGIVGGDHILYIDYRTRYDLDARIAQAQAAGHAKIVEQLRLNKQRAGILVADVAGHRITDALLVAMLHQAFLLGSYYELDRYGTITPRILENINARFHESTTVRKYLTAMYGEISVEGKFRFISAGHPAPVVFSREFGRIMRISDDRTISYPPIGVLRSGDDVDARLTGDLFRYKKRYTVNEINLLGDGDILILLTDGLTEHARGQYFPAGLERCLSEARDLPSWGIAERIRDSLLAFAPPEDDISFVVIKKKV
- a CDS encoding tetratricopeptide repeat protein; the encoded protein is MSSPRKDDASAGGLPRAIANLRRDRLAATIVLAALVAVTFWPVLGNAFTNYDDPVYVTRNPHVRPGLDASELRWALSATRASNWHPLTWISHMLDCELYGLAPWGHHLSSLLLHLASTLLLFFTLARMTGSTGRSAFAAALFGIHPLRVESVAWIAERKDVLSAFLWMLTLSAYVSWSRTPTTGRRLAVIAVFAAGLASKPMLVTLPFTLLLLDFWPLGRWQPTAEGRRPRRIPWGLVREKTPLFALAAASSVVTFLVQRSGNAVRTMEQYPLASRIPNALVTYVAYLWKMVRPIGLAAFYPHPRTLPPFWEVAGTALTLLLITALAVRGRRVRPYALVGWLWYVGTLVPVIGLVQVGGQAMADRYTYLPLVGIFVAVAWGAHDAIDALAPRMRGSVGLGARLGGSWVAMPAGAVVLALAACAHVQAGTWKDSVTLFEHALAVTRDNDVAHNNLGLALVEQGRAREAVGHYEEALRVRPQDARVENNLAVALDALGRGAEAREHYARALAIDPGCSEAHYNRGLALSKEGRLGEAVREYESALRADPEDPEVHNNLGSALARQGKVDEAIEHFAVALRGWPDYALAHGNLAGALFVRGRLAEAWAEIRKARRYGFEPPPELVRALSRKLPDPGGG
- a CDS encoding response regulator is translated as MQRIFSPNREKRRNTVLLRGLLVVAVGGLLVDAGSARTGTAALAVVVAFAVSDLCLAFVPLRRVATHTFELVVGAADIGLVALGIHLAGTGRGALPISCLLMVLVVALGSQRASTVAGAAAVGAAHSWLFLRVASGADAGRELALQILFLCSVGLYYGFLTDGIHRHRRRKEAEQLEHREMSTLLEVLEAISSSLDLRDVALNIVTRVAQIVPAVRCSLLYVGGPGTPCHVLASHDNPDIEKFEIDLAKYPEVRRALETRAPVIIGDVSADPLMADVRDRIKALDFQSIMVIPLTFGEDLLGSLFLRSARAKRSFSEREIQFCTAVARASASAFKRALLHREVADALNEQRSTGEKLARILNHSPDLILTTDNAGRIAEFNQEAERTSGYAREEMIERPVTDLLADAGNGDLLRRLRTGGAVSDHACRLRKKDGSEIEMEVRVAVLKNDGGEAAGSVWIGRDVTDTRATQQQLMQAEKLSTMGQVVAGVAHELNNPLTGVLGYSQLLMARHHDPALSAPLEKIRESAQRCQRIVKSLLAFARVHKPERKLLDVNRIVEKTLDMRGYQLRVNDIEVVRDLDPELPSTLLDFHQIQQVLLNLIANAEHAILSARPRPGRVMIRTRDADGIIRIEVADNGAGMPPSTLARVFDPFFTTKPEGEGTGLGLSVSYGIVKEHGGRICAESREGEGSTFMIELPVLGPEAEGSLEVADRPPAVASRTAASGSVLVVDDEPTIVELLNEILEELGHRVDTAANGEEACDKVSAGHYDLVITDVRMPRMDGMEFYRRALSMRPELRNRVIFITGDLMDAKIGQFLADHQARIIPKPLEISEVAEIVQEILAST